The Buchnera aphidicola (Brevicoryne brassicae) DNA window TGTTCTGAAGAAAGCCAAAGATCTTCTTTTAATGTTTCTGTTCTAAGAAAACCATAACCATCTCTATGACCTATTACTTTTCCTTTAACAACTTTTAAATTTTCAGGAGTAATGTAAAAACGGTTTTTAGTATATATAACTTGACCATCTCGTTCCATTGCTCTTAATCGTCGACGTAATGCTTTTTTTTCTTCTTGATTATTGATACCAAATTTCTTTTCTAAATGTTTTTGACTTATTAAATTTTTGCATTTTTTAAGACATGAAGAGATGTATTCTCGACTTGGAATAGGGTTTTTATATTTACTGGCTTCTCTTTTTTGGTAGGGATCTACTACCATATTTACTTCTCCATTTATATTATTTTATAATATATATAAATTATAGTTAATAATTTTTTTAAACATGCTCTTATATTTTTATAGAATTATTTCTAATTTTTCAAAAATCAAACATCTTATATTTTTAGAGTAAAATGGTTTCAAAATTTATCTTTTATTAGAAAAGATTTCTTACTAAGATAATATTAGAACGTTCAGGACCTGTAGAAATTATATCAATAGGAATTTTAGTTATTGTTTCTATACGTTTTATATAATTTTGAGCTTCATAAGGTAAATCTTCTAGTTTTTTAATACCTAAAGTTTTCTTTTTCCATCCTGGTAAAATTTCATATATTGGCTCTATATTCTCCCAATCATATACTGTATCAGGATATGATATAATCTCTGAAGTATTAGTATTTTTATAAGATATACAAATTTTTATCTCATTTAAACCATCTAATACATCTAATTTTGTTATACATAAGCTTGACAAAGAATTGATTTTTACTGCTCGACACAAAGATACTGTATCTAACCAACCAGTCCGTCTTTTTCTACCTGTTGTAGAACCAAATTCATGACCTTTTGTTGAAAAATGTTCATCTATATTATCAAATAATTCAGTAGGGAAAGGACCATTACCAACTCTTGTAGAATATGCTTTAGTTACTCCAAGTATACGATTTAAACATCTAGGACCTACTCCAGTACCTGAGATAATGCCACCAATAGTAGTATTAGAAGAAGTAACATATGGATATGTACCATGATCGATATCTAAAAAACTACCTTGAGCGCCTTCAAAAACAATTTTTTTGTTATTTTGAATAGCTTTATGTAAAATATGAGTTGTATCTTGAATCATATCTTGAATTAAATCTATTATTGGTAGTAAATCCTTTAAAATTATTTTATAATTAATAGAATTACATTTGTAAAAAGATACTAGCTGATGATTATAGTAATCTACTATTTTCTCTAAACGTGTTGATAATTTTTTTTCATCTTTTAAATCTTTTATACGTAATCCTCGACGAGCAATTTTATCTTCGTATGCTGGTCCAATACCTCTTCCCGTAGTACCAATTGCATTAATTCCTAATCTTTTTTCACGCGCAATATCCATTTCAATATGATATTTTAAAACTAAAGTAGCTGAACTAGAAATCAGTAAACGTTTTCTAACAAAAATACCACGTTTTTCTAATTTTTTTATTTCTTTTATTAGTTCTAACGGAGACACTACCACACCATTAGCAATGACACCAATTGTATTATCATGCAACAATCCAGATGGAATTAAATGAAGAATAATTTTTTCTCCATTTACAACTAAAGTATGACCTGCGTTATGACCTCCTTGACATCTTACAACATATGCAGCATCTTCAGTTAGATAATCTACTATTTTACCTTTTCCTTCATCACCCCATTGTGTTCCGAGTATTACAATATTTTTATTCATTTTTAATAACACCTACTATTTTTAAAATCTTTACGTTTATAAGAATATTTTATTCAATTTTAATCATTTTATTTATATATTTAAAAAATTTACCATCTGGTTGAATCAACATAATATTACCATCATTTTTAAAACTATTTTCATAAGCACGTAAACTACGAATAAAAAAATAAAAATAAGGTTCTTTATTATAATTTTGTGCAAATAATCTCGTTACAATAGCTTCTCCTTCACCTTTAATCATTAATGCTTCTTTTTGTGCTTCTGCTAATATTATAGAAACTTTATAATCTGCAGCTGCACGTATTTTTTCAGCTTTTTCTTGTCCTTGAGAGCGTTGACTTCTAGCTACAGCTTCTCTTTCTGCTCTCATACGATTATATATCGCATCAGATACTTCGATAGGTAAATTAATTTGCTTAATGCGAACATCTACAACTTGTATTCCTAATGCATTCATACTATTAACATTAATTGACGATTCTTTTTCTAAATGTATAGTTCCTTTATTTAAGGTGTTAAGAACATCTTTTGTTAATCTTCCTCTAGAATCAGTAACAATTTCTTTTACATTAAGACAACCTATTTCAGAACGTAAACGATCACTAAATTTTCTTTTTAATAAGACTTCAGCTTGAAATATATCACCTCCTCCTGTAGCAAGATAATAACGACTGAAATCATTAATACGCCATTTAATATAAGAATCAACAATTAGATCTTTTTTTTCTTTTGTAACAAAACGATCAGCTTGATTATCCATAGTATGAATCCGTCCATCTAACATTTTAACTGTTTCTAGAAATGGAAATTTAAAATGTAATCCAGGATTATATACTACAGTTTTTTGTTCATTATTACGTAAAACCTTACCAAATTTTAAAACAATACCACGCTCTCCTTCTTTAACAATAAAAAAAGAAGAAGAAATAAAGAAAAATAATATACTTAATAGACAAATAACAGCTTTATTCATATTCATTCTCTCTCTGGATTTTTCACATGACTTCGTATTGCATTAATACGACGTTGTTCTAAAATATTTTTAGGAGATAATGAAGAAAAATAATTAATATTTTTATCTTCTTTAGAAGAACGAGAATAATTTTTGCTAAAATTAACATTGTTTGTAAAGTTTTTATCAACTGATTTTTTATTAGAAAAAAATTTATCTAAAGACAGAAAAAACATTGAATTACTTTTTTTATCAATAAATATTTTTCTATTTTTACTTAATAATCTTTCCATTGATTCTATATAAAGACGTTTCAAAGTTA harbors:
- a CDS encoding adenylosuccinate synthase → MNKNIVILGTQWGDEGKGKIVDYLTEDAAYVVRCQGGHNAGHTLVVNGEKIILHLIPSGLLHDNTIGVIANGVVVSPLELIKEIKKLEKRGIFVRKRLLISSSATLVLKYHIEMDIAREKRLGINAIGTTGRGIGPAYEDKIARRGLRIKDLKDEKKLSTRLEKIVDYYNHQLVSFYKCNSINYKIILKDLLPIIDLIQDMIQDTTHILHKAIQNNKKIVFEGAQGSFLDIDHGTYPYVTSSNTTIGGIISGTGVGPRCLNRILGVTKAYSTRVGNGPFPTELFDNIDEHFSTKGHEFGSTTGRKRRTGWLDTVSLCRAVKINSLSSLCITKLDVLDGLNEIKICISYKNTNTSEIISYPDTVYDWENIEPIYEILPGWKKKTLGIKKLEDLPYEAQNYIKRIETITKIPIDIISTGPERSNIILVRNLF
- the hflC gene encoding protease modulator HflC; this translates as MNKAVICLLSILFFFISSSFFIVKEGERGIVLKFGKVLRNNEQKTVVYNPGLHFKFPFLETVKMLDGRIHTMDNQADRFVTKEKKDLIVDSYIKWRINDFSRYYLATGGGDIFQAEVLLKRKFSDRLRSEIGCLNVKEIVTDSRGRLTKDVLNTLNKGTIHLEKESSINVNSMNALGIQVVDVRIKQINLPIEVSDAIYNRMRAEREAVARSQRSQGQEKAEKIRAAADYKVSIILAEAQKEALMIKGEGEAIVTRLFAQNYNKEPYFYFFIRSLRAYENSFKNDGNIMLIQPDGKFFKYINKMIKIE